The following coding sequences lie in one Haematobia irritans isolate KBUSLIRL chromosome 3, ASM5000362v1, whole genome shotgun sequence genomic window:
- the LOC142228944 gene encoding 2-methoxy-6-polyprenyl-1,4-benzoquinol methylase, mitochondrial-like — translation MRFTRILQLNLLNNNMQYGRIVKRFQHQSYQAAIKDIDGDPEAINPSDVSNKNVNSQAMTGFMRERKVQKIFMDMANSYEQILDAVSLILLRLWRDILVQYEKNGNDINGAKADISLIDLKYLKKLQNFNDFKPDVAVLNNQGITLKMDKENPCNLVSSEQIRCNISIQWKCGNTENLSITDKNLNDFTKSLWLQVVKNISKCYEKPNLIYNLVTIFCVWNLIIWKIAHRNA, via the exons ATGCGCTTTACACGGatattacaattaaatttattaaataataatatgcaataTGGACGAATTGTAAAGAGATTTCAACATCAATCATACCAAGCAGCAATAAAGGACATCGATGGGGATCCAGAGGCAATAAATCCCTCAGATGTGTCTAACAAAAATGTTAATAGCCAAGCCATGACAGGATTTATGAGAGAAAGAAAAG ttcaaaaaatatttatggataTGGCCAACTCCTATGAACAGATCTTAGATGCAGTATCTTTGATTTTACTTCGTTTATGGCGAGATATTTTAGTACAATATGAGAAAAATGGCAACGATATAAATGGTGCCAAGGCAGATATATCACTCATAGATTtaaaatatcttaaaaaattacaaaatttcaatgattttaaaCCTGATGTAGCAGTATTGAATAACCAAGGAATCACATTGAAAATGGATAAAGAAAATCCTTGCAATTTGGTATCAAGCGAACAGATTCGATGTAATATATCCATACAATGGAAATGCGGTAACACAGAGAACTTATCGATTAcggataaaaatttgaatgattttacGAAGTCATTGTGGCTACAAGTGGTTAAAAATATAAGCAA aTGTTATGaaaaacctaacctaatttaCAACCTGGtgactattttttgtgtttggaatttaataatttggaaaattgccCATAGAAATGCTTAG
- the sno gene encoding protein strawberry notch isoform X1: MTSTKRSFDFDVDDAIDEDSGSDFDEDEDPDKIEVPGGGRDLQTAVTYAKNSTIKKQGHLNNNSLLISNQTGGASGFNRNNVMPKKIQNTPSVGMPAASGLTSSGTNSESSSTGGMPSFNTSQLMGMAALAAAMFNATSETKPSTNTGNIGFTGIAGGGLQASTSATAASTLSYQANSGLNKAASLLAQMTMGLGNFEPAPTPVASTANNTGLSSQSKMNAIVLQKIQALVAANPQFLTSGIPNQLLQQLLMQPMKAVQKQVAPTATVVQHEEDEADYEEMGVAETYAEYWPAKLKLGKKHPDPVVETASLSSVEPCDVYYKLSIPLDTIQSGQLSALQLESITYASQAHDHLLPDGSRAGFLIGDGAGVGKGRTIAGIIYENYMKGRKKALWISVSNDLKYDAERDLGDIGAGKIEVYALNKFKYAKINSEVNNNVKKGVIFSTYSALIGESNNKTGKYKSRLKQLLQWCGEDFDGLIIFDECHKAKNLCPVGSGKPTKTGQTVLELQNKLPRARVVYASATGASEPKNMAYMVRLGLWGQGTAFPSFNDFIAAVEKRGVGAMEIVAMDMKLRGMYIARQLSFHGVTFKIEEVTLSKEFRRIYDESVQLWVEAMHKFIEAAELIDAESRMKKTMWGQFWSSHQRFFKYLCIAAKVNHVVHIAREAIKYGKCVVIGLQSTGEARTLEQLEREDGELTDFVSTAKGVFQSLVEKHFPAPDRNRINRILGLSEPENHKSTVQSIIAEVKAANRYKNGPSSSSNNNNNNKRKSSHSDIRNNKKSRNDSWNDSDDDDDDDDDKDSDNESNKESDFKNSESEESDTGNHSDSCESSDFNPFGASGSDSDTDPWLARAKKKKKKKMKTKESTSTASASSTSLANTTNNNNSFLNLSNISSPPKKKAPVSTQDKIQDLLQKKQELKGTVTPIGVHGVKMNYGPPPKDAIERACSMKEELLRKIELLGERLPPNTLDQLIDELGGPDNVAEMTGRKGRVVQSDDGSIQYESRSEQDVPLETLNITEKQRFMEGTKDVAIISEAASSGISLQSDRRVRNQRRRVHITLELPWSADRAIQQFGRTHRSNQVNAPEYIFLISDLAGERRFASTVAKRLESLGALTHGDRRATETRDLSQFNIDNKYGRTALETVMKAIMGYEQPLVPPPTDYHGEFFKDIANALLGVGIIVNSETTPGLLSLDKDYNNISKFLNRILGMPVDLQNRLFKYFTDTLAAIINQARKGGRFDLGILDLGAAGENVTRVKLIRFIRKHATGKAPAELHTVRVERGMIWQEAIEKYADLISENEGFYLSHQVRNNKRTAILAVELENQPQNTLQSSKKKDGGKPSKKDIMFQIYRPNTGLQVRHESLAEIEKKYKKVTMSEAEKHWTEQYDASVNTCSHAYWNGNCRNVSMGGECEVGLRQRLYSVLAGSVLSVWSRVEQILAMRNANNKMQVIRMKTTEGEKIVGTLIPKLCHDLLVQDLKSDADRVEEVSF; encoded by the exons gtGGTGGTCGAGACTTACAAACTGCTGTTACATACGCCAAAAACAgcacaattaaaaaacaaggacACCTTAATAATAATTCTTTGCTTATCTCAAATCAAACCGGTGGCGCATCTGGTTTTAATAGGAACAACGTAATgccgaaaaaaatacaaaatacaccATCAG tcggaATGCCGGCGGCAAGTGGTTTAACAAGTTCTGGGACAAACTCCGAATCATCATCTACAGGTGGTATGCCATCATTTAATACCTCCCAATTAATGGGTATGGCCGCTTTGGCAGCAGCCATGTTTAATGCCACAAGTGAAACGAAACCCTCAACAAATACTGGAAATATAGGATTTACTGGCATCGCAGGTGGTGGCCTCCAGGCTTCAACATCTGCCACAGCCGCTTCCACATTAAGTTATCAAGCAAATTCTGGTCTTAATAAAGCCGCCTCATTATTGGCGCAGA TGACCATGggtttgggaaattttgaaCCAGCGCCAACTCCTGTCGCTTCAACTGCAAACAACACAGGCCTATCCTCTCAGTCCAAAATGAATGCCATTGTATTGCAAAAAATCCAAGCCCTAGTAGCAGCAAATCCACAATTCCTTACCAGCGGTATACCGAATCAGTTATTGCAACAATTGCTAATGCAACCCATGAAG GCTGTTCAAAAACAGGTTGCCCCCACAGCTACAGTGGTTCAACATGAAGAAGATGAAGCGGATTACGAAGAAATGGGTGTTGCCGAAACTTATGCCGAATATTGGCCAGCAAAAT TAAAACTTGGCAAAAAACATCCCGATCCGGTAGTAGAGACTGCATCTTTATCTTCTGTGGAACCCTGTGATGTTTACTATAAACTTTCCATACCCTTGGATACCATACAAAGTGGCCAATTAAGTGCTTTACAATTGGAGTCCATAACATATGCCTCACAGGCCCATGATCATCTACTGCCCGATGGCAGTCGAGCAGGTTTCCTTATTGGTGATGGTGCTGGTGTGGGTAAAGGTCGTACCATAGCTGGTATTATCTATGAAAATTATATGAAGGGGCGTAAGAAGGCATTGTGGATTTCAGTATCCAATGATTTGAAATATGACGCTGAAAGAGATTTGGGGGATATTGGAGCTGGTAAAATCGAGGTCTATGCCTTGAATAAG TTTAAATATGCTAAAATCAATTCCGAAGTAAATAACAATGTTAAAAAGGGTGTCATATTTAGCACATATTCCGCATTAATCGGTGAATCGAATAATAAGACTGGTAAATATAAATCAAGACTTAAACAATTGCTGCAATGGTGTGGTGAAGATTTTGATGGTCTAATCATATTCGATGAGTGTCACAAGGCCAAAAACTTATGTCCTGTTGGTTCTGGAAAACCTACTAAAACAGGCCAAACTGTATTagaattacaaaataaattaccaAGGGCCCGTGTAGTTTATGCCTCTGCCACAGGTGCTTCCGAACCCAAAAATATGGCCTATATGGTGCGTTTAGGTTTATGGGGCCAGGGTACAGCTTTTCCATCTTTCAATGATTTCATAGCAGCTGTAGAGAAAAG aggtGTTGGTGCCATGGAAATAGTGGCTATGGATATGAAATTGCGTGGCATGTATATAGCTCGTCAATTAAGTTTTCATGGGGTCACTTTTAAAATTGAAGAAGTTACTTTATCCAAAGAATTTCGCAGAATCTATGATGAATCTGTACAATTG TGGGTTGAAGCCATGCATAAGTTTATTGAGGCTGCTGAATTAATCGATGCTGAAAGCCGTATGAAAAAGACTATGTGGGGTCAATTTTGGTCATCGCATCAACGTTTCTTCAAATATTTATGTATAGCTGCCAAAGTCAATCATGTCGTTCATATAGCCCGTGAAGCCATCAAATATGGTAAATGTGTTGTAATTGGTCTACAATCGACGGGTGAAGCACGTACATTGGAACAATTGGAAAGAGAAGATGGTGAATTAACAGATTTTGTATCAACAGCAAA GGGTGTTTTCCAATCTCTAGTCGAAAAGCATTTTCCAGCCCCCGATCGCAATCGCATAAATCGCATTCTAGGTCTCTCTGAGCCCGAAAATCACAAATCCACTGTACAATCAATTATTGCTGAAGTTAAGGCAgccaatagatataaaaatggACCCTCATCTTcatccaacaacaacaataataataaacgaAAATCCTCACATTCTGATATACGCAACAATAAGAAATCTCGTAATGATTCATGGAATGATTctgatgatgacgacgacgatgatgatgataaagATTCAGATAATGAATCTAACAAAGAATCCGATTTCAAAAATTCCGAATCAGAAGAATCGGATACCGGGAATCACAGTGATAGTTGTGAGTCATCTGATTTTAATCCATTCGGAGCAAGTGGCTCAGATTCCGATACAGATCCATGGTTAGCTCGTgccaaaaagaagaagaaaaagaagaTGAAAACCAAGGAGTCAACATCAACAGCATCAGCATCTTCTACATCATTGGCTAATACaaccaacaacaataatagtTTCTTAAACCTGAGTAATATATCATCACCGCCTAAGAAGAAGGCACCCGTGTCCACACAAGACAAAATACAagatttgctacagaaaaaacAGGAACTGAAAGGTACTGTTACCCCCATTGGGGTGCATGGGGTAAAAATGAATTATGGGCCACCACCCAAGGATGCCATTGAGAGAGCTTGTTCGATGAAAGAAGAACTATTGCGTAAAATTGAATTGCTGGGAGAACGTTTGCCTCCAAATACCCTGGATCAGTTAATCGATGAACTGGGCGGTCCCGATAATGTGGCTGAGATGACAGGTCGTAAAGGTCGTGTTGTTCAATCGGATGATGGTTCCATACAATATGAGTCAAGATCAGAGCAGGATGTTCCCTTGGAAACGCTCAACATTACCGAGAAGCAGCGCTTCATGGAAGGTACCAAAGATGTAGCAATTATATCGGAAGCTGCCTCAAGCGGTATTTCATTGCAAAGTGATCGCCGTGTGCGCAATCAAAGACGTCGTGTACATATAACCCTCGAATTACCCTGGTCTGCTGATCGTGCCATCCAGCAATTTGGTCGTACACATCGATCGAATCAAGTCAATGCACCCGAATACATATTCCTCatatccgatttggctggtgaGCGACGTTTTGCCTCAACCGTGGCTAAACGTTTGGAATCGCTGGGTGCTTTGACGCATGGCGATCGAAGAGCAACTGAAACTCGAGATTTATCTCAATTCAATATTGACAACAAATATGGCCGCACGGCCTTGGAAACTGTGATGAAAGCCATCATGGGCTATGAACAGCCTTTGGTGCCACCACCCACCGATTATCACGGCGAATTCTTTAAGGATATTGCTAATGCCCTTCTTGGAGTGGGTATCATTGTCAATAGTGAAACCACACCAGGTCTATTGAGCTTAGACAAGGACTACAAtaatatatcgaaatttttaaatagaattcTCGGTATGCCAGTGGATTTACAAAATCGCCTATTCAAATATTTCACAGACACATTGGCTGCCATTATAAATCAGGCCCGCAAGGGGGGACGTTTCGATTTGGGTATTTTGG ATTTGGGTGCTGCTGGTGAAAATGTTACGCGGGTAAAGCTTATACGTTTCATACGTAAACATGCTACTGGTAAAGCTCCCGCTGAATTACATACCGTACGTGTGGAAAGAGGCATGATTTGGCAAGAGGCTATAGAGAA ATATGCCGACTTAATTTCCGAGAATGAAGGCTTTTATCTCTCACATCAGGTACGCAATAATAAACGTACCGCCATTTTGGCTGTGGAATTGGAAAATCAACCCCAAAATACACTGCAAAGCAGTAAGAAAAAAGATGGCGGCAAACCTAGTAAAAAGGATATAATGTTCCAAATATATCGCCCCAATACTGGCCTACAAGTACGCCATGAGTCATTGGCCGAAATcgaaaagaaatataaaaaggtCACCATGTCGGAGGCTGAAAAACATTGGACCGAACAATATGATGCTTCAGTAAATACATGTTCACATGCCTATTGGAATGGTAATTGTCGTAATGTCAGCATGGGAGGAGAGTGTGAG gTTGGTCTACGCCAACGTTTGTACAGCGTGTTGGCAGGCTCAGTGCTATCAGTGTGGTCCCGTGTAGAACAAATATTGGCTATGCGTAATGCCAACAACAAAATGCAAGTTATACGCATGAAAACCACTGAAGGTGAAAAAATTGTGGGTACACTCATACCGAAATTATGTCATGATCTATTAGTGCAGGATTTAAAGTCTGATGCAGATAGAGTAGAAGAAGTCAGCTTCTAA
- the sno gene encoding protein strawberry notch isoform X2, which yields MTSTKRSFDFDVDDAIDEDSGSDFDEDEDPDKIEVPGGGRDLQTAVTYAKNSTIKKQGHLNNNSLLISNQTGGASGFNRNNVMPKKIQNTPSVTMGLGNFEPAPTPVASTANNTGLSSQSKMNAIVLQKIQALVAANPQFLTSGIPNQLLQQLLMQPMKAVQKQVAPTATVVQHEEDEADYEEMGVAETYAEYWPAKLKLGKKHPDPVVETASLSSVEPCDVYYKLSIPLDTIQSGQLSALQLESITYASQAHDHLLPDGSRAGFLIGDGAGVGKGRTIAGIIYENYMKGRKKALWISVSNDLKYDAERDLGDIGAGKIEVYALNKFKYAKINSEVNNNVKKGVIFSTYSALIGESNNKTGKYKSRLKQLLQWCGEDFDGLIIFDECHKAKNLCPVGSGKPTKTGQTVLELQNKLPRARVVYASATGASEPKNMAYMVRLGLWGQGTAFPSFNDFIAAVEKRGVGAMEIVAMDMKLRGMYIARQLSFHGVTFKIEEVTLSKEFRRIYDESVQLWVEAMHKFIEAAELIDAESRMKKTMWGQFWSSHQRFFKYLCIAAKVNHVVHIAREAIKYGKCVVIGLQSTGEARTLEQLEREDGELTDFVSTAKGVFQSLVEKHFPAPDRNRINRILGLSEPENHKSTVQSIIAEVKAANRYKNGPSSSSNNNNNNKRKSSHSDIRNNKKSRNDSWNDSDDDDDDDDDKDSDNESNKESDFKNSESEESDTGNHSDSCESSDFNPFGASGSDSDTDPWLARAKKKKKKKMKTKESTSTASASSTSLANTTNNNNSFLNLSNISSPPKKKAPVSTQDKIQDLLQKKQELKGTVTPIGVHGVKMNYGPPPKDAIERACSMKEELLRKIELLGERLPPNTLDQLIDELGGPDNVAEMTGRKGRVVQSDDGSIQYESRSEQDVPLETLNITEKQRFMEGTKDVAIISEAASSGISLQSDRRVRNQRRRVHITLELPWSADRAIQQFGRTHRSNQVNAPEYIFLISDLAGERRFASTVAKRLESLGALTHGDRRATETRDLSQFNIDNKYGRTALETVMKAIMGYEQPLVPPPTDYHGEFFKDIANALLGVGIIVNSETTPGLLSLDKDYNNISKFLNRILGMPVDLQNRLFKYFTDTLAAIINQARKGGRFDLGILDLGAAGENVTRVKLIRFIRKHATGKAPAELHTVRVERGMIWQEAIEKYADLISENEGFYLSHQVRNNKRTAILAVELENQPQNTLQSSKKKDGGKPSKKDIMFQIYRPNTGLQVRHESLAEIEKKYKKVTMSEAEKHWTEQYDASVNTCSHAYWNGNCRNVSMGGECEVGLRQRLYSVLAGSVLSVWSRVEQILAMRNANNKMQVIRMKTTEGEKIVGTLIPKLCHDLLVQDLKSDADRVEEVSF from the exons gtGGTGGTCGAGACTTACAAACTGCTGTTACATACGCCAAAAACAgcacaattaaaaaacaaggacACCTTAATAATAATTCTTTGCTTATCTCAAATCAAACCGGTGGCGCATCTGGTTTTAATAGGAACAACGTAATgccgaaaaaaatacaaaatacaccATCAG TGACCATGggtttgggaaattttgaaCCAGCGCCAACTCCTGTCGCTTCAACTGCAAACAACACAGGCCTATCCTCTCAGTCCAAAATGAATGCCATTGTATTGCAAAAAATCCAAGCCCTAGTAGCAGCAAATCCACAATTCCTTACCAGCGGTATACCGAATCAGTTATTGCAACAATTGCTAATGCAACCCATGAAG GCTGTTCAAAAACAGGTTGCCCCCACAGCTACAGTGGTTCAACATGAAGAAGATGAAGCGGATTACGAAGAAATGGGTGTTGCCGAAACTTATGCCGAATATTGGCCAGCAAAAT TAAAACTTGGCAAAAAACATCCCGATCCGGTAGTAGAGACTGCATCTTTATCTTCTGTGGAACCCTGTGATGTTTACTATAAACTTTCCATACCCTTGGATACCATACAAAGTGGCCAATTAAGTGCTTTACAATTGGAGTCCATAACATATGCCTCACAGGCCCATGATCATCTACTGCCCGATGGCAGTCGAGCAGGTTTCCTTATTGGTGATGGTGCTGGTGTGGGTAAAGGTCGTACCATAGCTGGTATTATCTATGAAAATTATATGAAGGGGCGTAAGAAGGCATTGTGGATTTCAGTATCCAATGATTTGAAATATGACGCTGAAAGAGATTTGGGGGATATTGGAGCTGGTAAAATCGAGGTCTATGCCTTGAATAAG TTTAAATATGCTAAAATCAATTCCGAAGTAAATAACAATGTTAAAAAGGGTGTCATATTTAGCACATATTCCGCATTAATCGGTGAATCGAATAATAAGACTGGTAAATATAAATCAAGACTTAAACAATTGCTGCAATGGTGTGGTGAAGATTTTGATGGTCTAATCATATTCGATGAGTGTCACAAGGCCAAAAACTTATGTCCTGTTGGTTCTGGAAAACCTACTAAAACAGGCCAAACTGTATTagaattacaaaataaattaccaAGGGCCCGTGTAGTTTATGCCTCTGCCACAGGTGCTTCCGAACCCAAAAATATGGCCTATATGGTGCGTTTAGGTTTATGGGGCCAGGGTACAGCTTTTCCATCTTTCAATGATTTCATAGCAGCTGTAGAGAAAAG aggtGTTGGTGCCATGGAAATAGTGGCTATGGATATGAAATTGCGTGGCATGTATATAGCTCGTCAATTAAGTTTTCATGGGGTCACTTTTAAAATTGAAGAAGTTACTTTATCCAAAGAATTTCGCAGAATCTATGATGAATCTGTACAATTG TGGGTTGAAGCCATGCATAAGTTTATTGAGGCTGCTGAATTAATCGATGCTGAAAGCCGTATGAAAAAGACTATGTGGGGTCAATTTTGGTCATCGCATCAACGTTTCTTCAAATATTTATGTATAGCTGCCAAAGTCAATCATGTCGTTCATATAGCCCGTGAAGCCATCAAATATGGTAAATGTGTTGTAATTGGTCTACAATCGACGGGTGAAGCACGTACATTGGAACAATTGGAAAGAGAAGATGGTGAATTAACAGATTTTGTATCAACAGCAAA GGGTGTTTTCCAATCTCTAGTCGAAAAGCATTTTCCAGCCCCCGATCGCAATCGCATAAATCGCATTCTAGGTCTCTCTGAGCCCGAAAATCACAAATCCACTGTACAATCAATTATTGCTGAAGTTAAGGCAgccaatagatataaaaatggACCCTCATCTTcatccaacaacaacaataataataaacgaAAATCCTCACATTCTGATATACGCAACAATAAGAAATCTCGTAATGATTCATGGAATGATTctgatgatgacgacgacgatgatgatgataaagATTCAGATAATGAATCTAACAAAGAATCCGATTTCAAAAATTCCGAATCAGAAGAATCGGATACCGGGAATCACAGTGATAGTTGTGAGTCATCTGATTTTAATCCATTCGGAGCAAGTGGCTCAGATTCCGATACAGATCCATGGTTAGCTCGTgccaaaaagaagaagaaaaagaagaTGAAAACCAAGGAGTCAACATCAACAGCATCAGCATCTTCTACATCATTGGCTAATACaaccaacaacaataatagtTTCTTAAACCTGAGTAATATATCATCACCGCCTAAGAAGAAGGCACCCGTGTCCACACAAGACAAAATACAagatttgctacagaaaaaacAGGAACTGAAAGGTACTGTTACCCCCATTGGGGTGCATGGGGTAAAAATGAATTATGGGCCACCACCCAAGGATGCCATTGAGAGAGCTTGTTCGATGAAAGAAGAACTATTGCGTAAAATTGAATTGCTGGGAGAACGTTTGCCTCCAAATACCCTGGATCAGTTAATCGATGAACTGGGCGGTCCCGATAATGTGGCTGAGATGACAGGTCGTAAAGGTCGTGTTGTTCAATCGGATGATGGTTCCATACAATATGAGTCAAGATCAGAGCAGGATGTTCCCTTGGAAACGCTCAACATTACCGAGAAGCAGCGCTTCATGGAAGGTACCAAAGATGTAGCAATTATATCGGAAGCTGCCTCAAGCGGTATTTCATTGCAAAGTGATCGCCGTGTGCGCAATCAAAGACGTCGTGTACATATAACCCTCGAATTACCCTGGTCTGCTGATCGTGCCATCCAGCAATTTGGTCGTACACATCGATCGAATCAAGTCAATGCACCCGAATACATATTCCTCatatccgatttggctggtgaGCGACGTTTTGCCTCAACCGTGGCTAAACGTTTGGAATCGCTGGGTGCTTTGACGCATGGCGATCGAAGAGCAACTGAAACTCGAGATTTATCTCAATTCAATATTGACAACAAATATGGCCGCACGGCCTTGGAAACTGTGATGAAAGCCATCATGGGCTATGAACAGCCTTTGGTGCCACCACCCACCGATTATCACGGCGAATTCTTTAAGGATATTGCTAATGCCCTTCTTGGAGTGGGTATCATTGTCAATAGTGAAACCACACCAGGTCTATTGAGCTTAGACAAGGACTACAAtaatatatcgaaatttttaaatagaattcTCGGTATGCCAGTGGATTTACAAAATCGCCTATTCAAATATTTCACAGACACATTGGCTGCCATTATAAATCAGGCCCGCAAGGGGGGACGTTTCGATTTGGGTATTTTGG ATTTGGGTGCTGCTGGTGAAAATGTTACGCGGGTAAAGCTTATACGTTTCATACGTAAACATGCTACTGGTAAAGCTCCCGCTGAATTACATACCGTACGTGTGGAAAGAGGCATGATTTGGCAAGAGGCTATAGAGAA ATATGCCGACTTAATTTCCGAGAATGAAGGCTTTTATCTCTCACATCAGGTACGCAATAATAAACGTACCGCCATTTTGGCTGTGGAATTGGAAAATCAACCCCAAAATACACTGCAAAGCAGTAAGAAAAAAGATGGCGGCAAACCTAGTAAAAAGGATATAATGTTCCAAATATATCGCCCCAATACTGGCCTACAAGTACGCCATGAGTCATTGGCCGAAATcgaaaagaaatataaaaaggtCACCATGTCGGAGGCTGAAAAACATTGGACCGAACAATATGATGCTTCAGTAAATACATGTTCACATGCCTATTGGAATGGTAATTGTCGTAATGTCAGCATGGGAGGAGAGTGTGAG gTTGGTCTACGCCAACGTTTGTACAGCGTGTTGGCAGGCTCAGTGCTATCAGTGTGGTCCCGTGTAGAACAAATATTGGCTATGCGTAATGCCAACAACAAAATGCAAGTTATACGCATGAAAACCACTGAAGGTGAAAAAATTGTGGGTACACTCATACCGAAATTATGTCATGATCTATTAGTGCAGGATTTAAAGTCTGATGCAGATAGAGTAGAAGAAGTCAGCTTCTAA